The proteins below come from a single Chryseobacterium sp. MA9 genomic window:
- a CDS encoding NADPH-dependent FMN reductase: MPQGKKIVVIIGSASENSSNQRLMEQVLEKMENTDFQMYDNLSVLPHFDTALTDENTPEEVLKMREDIKNSSGVIFSTPEYIFSIPGRLKNMLEWCVSTTVFSEKPVAVITASASGEKGHEELLLILKTLGAAVDDKHQALIKGIKGKFDSNGLLESNTFAKVLKLAADFTTSVS, from the coding sequence ATGCCCCAGGGAAAGAAAATTGTAGTCATTATTGGAAGTGCTTCAGAGAATTCCAGCAATCAGAGACTGATGGAACAGGTTCTGGAAAAGATGGAAAATACAGATTTTCAGATGTATGATAATCTTTCTGTTCTTCCTCATTTTGATACTGCCTTAACGGATGAGAATACTCCTGAAGAGGTCTTGAAGATGAGGGAAGATATTAAAAATTCATCAGGAGTTATATTTTCTACTCCCGAATATATTTTCAGCATTCCTGGCAGATTAAAAAATATGCTGGAATGGTGTGTTTCTACAACCGTGTTTTCTGAAAAGCCTGTAGCCGTGATTACTGCTTCAGCCAGTGGAGAAAAGGGCCATGAAGAGTTATTATTAATTTTAAAAACTCTTGGCGCAGCAGTGGATGATAAACATCAGGCATTAATAAAAGGGATAAAAGGCAAATTTGACAGCAATGGCTTACTTGAAAGTAATACCTTTGCTAAAGTATTAAAATTAGCAGCAGATTTTACAACCTCTGTTTCATAA
- the hemH gene encoding ferrochelatase, which produces MNKKGILLVNLGSPRSTSVNDVKEYLDEFLMDERVIDYRWIFRALLVQGIILKTRPAKSAEAYKTVWTDKGSPLIVITEQIQKKLQKVVDVPVEIGMRYAEPSIETGIQKLVDQGITEIVLFPLYPQYAMSTTETVIEKAEEVRKKKFPKVKINYIQPFYNRDIYINCLAESIKEKLPENFDALQFSYHGVPERHIYKTDPTKTCNLNDCCSREDNPSHQFCYRHQCYKTTQLVIDKLNLPKEKTIVSFQSRLGKDKWIEPYTDETLETIGKKGIKNLAIVCPAFVSDCLETLEEISVEGKEQFMHGGGENFHYIPCLNDEDRWIDVVKILCEEKLNDFYLV; this is translated from the coding sequence TTGAATAAGAAAGGAATTTTACTGGTCAACCTCGGATCGCCGAGATCAACCTCCGTAAACGACGTAAAGGAATATCTTGATGAATTTTTGATGGACGAAAGAGTGATTGATTACCGCTGGATCTTCCGTGCTCTTCTTGTACAGGGAATCATCCTGAAAACAAGACCTGCAAAATCTGCTGAAGCCTATAAAACAGTCTGGACAGATAAGGGTTCTCCACTGATTGTTATTACTGAACAGATTCAGAAAAAACTGCAAAAGGTAGTAGATGTACCGGTGGAAATCGGAATGAGATATGCTGAACCGAGTATTGAAACTGGTATTCAGAAACTGGTAGATCAGGGAATCACTGAAATCGTTCTTTTTCCTTTATATCCTCAATATGCCATGAGTACAACGGAAACGGTGATTGAAAAAGCAGAAGAAGTTAGAAAGAAGAAATTTCCAAAAGTAAAGATCAATTATATTCAGCCTTTCTATAACAGGGATATTTATATCAACTGCCTGGCAGAGAGTATTAAAGAGAAACTTCCTGAAAATTTTGATGCCCTGCAGTTTTCTTACCATGGTGTTCCGGAAAGACATATTTATAAGACAGACCCTACCAAGACCTGTAATCTTAATGACTGTTGTTCCCGAGAAGACAATCCAAGTCATCAGTTCTGCTACCGTCATCAATGTTATAAAACAACACAGCTTGTCATTGATAAATTGAATCTGCCTAAAGAAAAAACTATTGTTTCTTTCCAGTCAAGATTAGGAAAAGATAAATGGATTGAACCATATACCGATGAAACACTGGAAACAATTGGTAAAAAAGGAATAAAAAACCTGGCCATTGTGTGCCCGGCTTTCGTTTCTGACTGTCTTGAGACTCTGGAAGAAATTTCTGTAGAAGGAAAAGAACAGTTCATGCACGGAGGTGGAGAGAATTTCCATTATATTCCCTGTCTGAATGATGAAGACCGATGGATTGATGTAGTAAAAATACTTTGTGAAGAAAAACTGAATGATTTTTATCTGGTATAG
- a CDS encoding M4 family metallopeptidase, translating into MNTKFILVASVAACSFVFAQNTPSKLIPGKIGLHADFMRFEKNAPSFEGSLVLFDEASQRLSPGQARKLGLEKDALGFETQRFQQTVNDIPVEYGMMAVQTKDGKIVGQSGKWVLKVPKGLDKNASLAENAALQSALAFVGAESYKWKNKEEEDFLKKETGDPNASYAPKGELVYYSDPDDDRLNDLRLAYKFNIYAEKPLSRQYVFVDAKNGKVLGVDAIIHEVNSPGTATTGYSGTRNITTDSYNGSYRLRETGRNGGTAVETYNLKKGTSYASAVDFTDTDNNWNNVNTNKDQYATDAHWGAEMTVDYFYTKYGRKSIDNNNFAIKSYVHYSTNYFNAFWDGSRMTYGDGSSTTNGGKPLTAIDVCGHEITHGLTSKTANLAYQRESGALNEGFSDIFGNTIERWARPTQASWTLGEDFNYVIRNMANPNAYSQPDTYMGTYWKTTTTSGCVTPSQSNDYCGVHTNSGVLNFWYYLLVTGGSGTNDKGFAYNVSGIGLDKAGAIAYRTLTTYLTSSSNYANARTYSLQAAADLYGAGSNEVTQVTNAWNAVGVGGGTSAAGKVAATETPLYTISPNPATDRFTVNFEGKAGKGIVELVSLTGKKEISEKVEMTDGINKLNIQLPSNMLPGVYVVTVNGQKAGNLIKK; encoded by the coding sequence ATGAATACGAAATTTATCTTAGTGGCAAGCGTTGCTGCCTGCTCTTTTGTTTTTGCACAAAACACACCATCCAAATTGATTCCGGGTAAAATCGGATTACATGCAGACTTTATGCGATTTGAAAAAAATGCACCTAGTTTCGAGGGAAGTCTTGTTTTATTTGACGAAGCGTCTCAGAGACTTTCTCCGGGGCAAGCTCGTAAACTGGGCTTGGAAAAAGATGCATTAGGCTTTGAAACTCAAAGATTTCAGCAGACCGTAAATGATATTCCTGTAGAATACGGAATGATGGCAGTACAGACAAAAGACGGTAAAATAGTAGGACAGTCAGGAAAATGGGTTCTTAAAGTTCCGAAAGGACTTGACAAAAATGCCAGCCTTGCTGAAAATGCTGCTTTACAGAGTGCTTTGGCATTTGTGGGAGCGGAATCCTATAAATGGAAAAATAAAGAAGAGGAAGATTTTCTTAAAAAAGAAACAGGTGATCCCAATGCAAGCTATGCTCCTAAAGGTGAATTAGTTTATTATTCAGATCCTGATGATGACAGGCTGAATGATTTAAGGCTAGCCTATAAATTTAATATCTATGCTGAAAAACCATTAAGCAGACAATATGTTTTTGTAGATGCAAAGAACGGAAAAGTATTGGGAGTAGATGCTATTATTCATGAGGTGAACAGCCCGGGGACGGCAACTACAGGATATAGCGGAACCCGTAATATAACTACAGATTCTTATAACGGAAGCTATCGTTTAAGAGAAACAGGAAGAAATGGGGGAACAGCCGTGGAAACTTATAACCTAAAAAAAGGAACCAGTTATGCTTCTGCTGTAGATTTTACAGATACAGACAATAACTGGAATAATGTCAATACCAATAAAGATCAATATGCTACAGATGCCCATTGGGGAGCAGAAATGACAGTGGATTATTTTTATACAAAATATGGACGTAAGAGTATTGATAATAATAATTTCGCTATTAAATCTTATGTTCATTATTCTACCAACTACTTTAATGCATTTTGGGATGGCTCCAGAATGACTTATGGTGATGGCAGCTCTACAACAAACGGCGGGAAACCTTTAACAGCAATAGACGTTTGTGGTCATGAAATTACGCACGGTCTAACTTCCAAAACGGCTAATCTTGCTTATCAGAGAGAATCAGGAGCTTTAAATGAAGGGTTCTCAGATATCTTCGGAAATACGATTGAACGCTGGGCAAGACCTACCCAGGCAAGCTGGACATTGGGAGAAGATTTCAATTATGTAATCAGAAACATGGCTAATCCTAATGCTTACAGCCAGCCTGATACTTACATGGGAACTTACTGGAAAACAACTACAACTTCAGGTTGTGTAACTCCAAGTCAATCTAATGATTATTGTGGGGTTCATACCAATTCAGGAGTACTTAATTTCTGGTATTATTTGTTAGTAACCGGAGGATCAGGTACGAATGATAAAGGATTTGCTTATAATGTTTCAGGAATCGGACTTGATAAGGCAGGTGCTATTGCTTACAGAACATTGACAACTTATCTGACTTCATCATCCAATTATGCAAACGCAAGAACCTATTCTCTACAGGCAGCAGCAGATCTGTATGGAGCTGGAAGCAATGAAGTAACACAGGTTACCAATGCATGGAATGCTGTAGGTGTAGGTGGCGGAACTTCAGCAGCAGGAAAAGTAGCTGCAACAGAAACACCACTTTATACTATAAGCCCAAATCCTGCAACTGACAGATTCACTGTAAACTTTGAAGGTAAAGCTGGAAAAGGAATTGTAGAACTGGTAAGTCTGACTGGTAAAAAAGAAATTTCAGAAAAGGTTGAGATGACAGATGGTATCAATAAGCTGAACATCCAATTGCCTTCCAATATGCTTCCAGGAGTATATGTGGTAACAGTAAACGGACAGAAAGCCGGAAACCTTATTAAAAAGTAA
- a CDS encoding type IX secretion system plug protein domain-containing protein has translation MKTLRILLLSLSGLVFGQNIQSVQLFNPQTNDETPVIKIGEQLVLGFDDLTNGSQIYRYTFKHYDRNWNDDNLFFTEFAAGSMNALLDQFQYSFNTLQAYTHYKLVFPNDKIQLKISGNYELIVYKDSADQPLFKKRFYLVEDATSLGLNISRFADAKNPNLNQRVEVNVTPKGGDISSNVNSITMNVMQNNNPNMVISNLKPSSVLGNQVLFQQMNLTFPGDNEFYYFDNKNMNMAADMVRVTEIKDDVNQTYLHPVWAFPLNYQYQPDVNGAWYYRRNDLGRERDAEREADYSWVHFYLESDPVDKEIYVLGGFNNFKPGKENQMQYDAATKQYVARIFLKQGFYNYVLVTKDGNGLNFGEVNGNFWQTENLYQAFLYYAPFGRNYDGLMGYGEFRTPIANKR, from the coding sequence ATGAAAACTTTGCGAATACTCTTACTTTCTTTGAGCGGACTGGTTTTTGGACAAAATATCCAAAGTGTTCAGCTGTTCAACCCTCAGACCAATGATGAAACCCCGGTTATCAAGATTGGTGAACAGTTGGTTCTGGGCTTTGATGATCTTACAAATGGCAGTCAGATCTATAGATATACATTCAAACATTATGACAGAAACTGGAATGATGATAATCTGTTTTTTACAGAATTTGCTGCAGGAAGTATGAATGCGCTTCTGGATCAGTTTCAGTATTCTTTCAATACTTTACAGGCTTATACTCACTATAAACTTGTTTTTCCGAATGATAAAATCCAGCTGAAAATTTCAGGGAATTATGAACTGATTGTTTACAAAGATTCTGCAGATCAGCCTCTTTTCAAAAAAAGATTTTATCTGGTTGAAGATGCAACATCTCTAGGTTTAAATATTTCAAGATTTGCAGATGCAAAAAATCCTAACCTTAACCAAAGGGTAGAAGTGAATGTTACTCCGAAAGGAGGAGATATTTCTTCCAATGTCAATTCAATCACTATGAATGTGATGCAGAATAACAACCCAAATATGGTTATCTCTAATCTGAAACCAAGCAGTGTTTTAGGAAATCAGGTGCTTTTCCAACAGATGAATCTTACATTTCCTGGAGATAATGAGTTTTATTATTTCGATAATAAAAATATGAATATGGCCGCCGATATGGTACGTGTTACCGAAATAAAAGATGATGTTAACCAGACGTATCTGCATCCGGTATGGGCATTTCCTTTAAATTACCAATATCAGCCGGATGTCAACGGAGCATGGTATTACAGAAGAAATGATTTAGGTAGAGAAAGAGATGCAGAAAGAGAAGCTGACTATTCATGGGTACATTTCTACCTGGAGTCGGATCCGGTAGATAAAGAGATTTATGTATTGGGTGGATTTAATAATTTTAAGCCAGGCAAAGAAAATCAGATGCAGTATGATGCAGCTACCAAGCAGTATGTGGCTAGAATATTCCTGAAACAAGGGTTTTATAATTATGTCTTGGTGACAAAAGATGGAAACGGATTGAACTTCGGTGAAGTAAATGGTAATTTCTGGCAGACGGAAAATCTTTACCAGGCATTTCTTTATTATGCACCTTTCGGAAGAAATTATGATGGTTTGATGGGATATGGTGAATTCAGAACACCAATTGCCAATAAAAGATAA
- a CDS encoding MBL fold metallo-hydrolase: MLQIQGFVFNFASENTYIIYNENKNAWLIDPGNMKGQETQAIDSFISENGLKIQKILLTHAHIDHVLGLQWAFDTFKVPVTMHQEDQEVLNMLQASGMRFGMQVDPVKVDVEYIKEGDELNLDGEKFKIYHVPGHSPGSVVYHHENQKFMISGDVLFEGSIGRTDLYKGNYEQLIDGIKSKLFILDHDTQVFSGHGNPTSIGFEKQYNPFLK; this comes from the coding sequence ATGCTTCAGATTCAAGGTTTCGTATTCAACTTTGCGAGCGAAAACACTTACATCATTTATAACGAGAATAAAAACGCATGGTTAATTGATCCCGGAAATATGAAAGGGCAGGAAACCCAGGCTATTGATAGTTTTATTTCAGAAAACGGACTGAAAATTCAGAAAATTCTTCTTACCCACGCACATATTGATCATGTATTGGGGCTTCAATGGGCTTTTGATACATTCAAAGTACCTGTTACGATGCATCAGGAAGATCAGGAAGTTCTGAATATGCTGCAGGCAAGCGGGATGAGATTCGGAATGCAGGTAGATCCTGTAAAAGTAGATGTGGAATATATAAAAGAAGGGGATGAACTGAATCTGGATGGTGAAAAATTTAAAATTTACCATGTTCCGGGACACTCTCCGGGAAGTGTAGTCTATCACCATGAAAATCAGAAATTCATGATCTCAGGAGATGTTCTTTTTGAAGGCAGCATCGGAAGAACAGATTTATATAAAGGAAATTATGAACAGCTGATTGATGGTATCAAATCAAAGCTTTTCATCCTGGATCATGATACACAGGTTTTCTCAGGACATGGAAATCCTACCTCGATTGGTTTTGAAAAGCAGTATAATCCGTTTTTGAAGTAA
- a CDS encoding TonB-dependent receptor has protein sequence MKKKSIFLIAATATLYFNNAYAQETPQDSAKVSSIDQIVITGNSNPKKKIESSTAISTFSSKEIQKQNPISAAALLQRVPGFAVETSGGEVGNNLFARGIPSAGAYEFVQVQEDGLPVFEDGALQFANADNFFRVDNSVNRMEALRGGSGSIFATNSPGGLINFITREGTNDFRGTAKLETSTYGLMRTDVNVGGALVQDKLFFNVGGFYRTDDGIRKTGFKANNGGQIRMNLKYVFDKGYVKVYYKKLDDRNTFFLPIPLVQNGNKLKGFQNFDPNYGTYSYRAISQLNIPQAGGGFFNRNLEDGIHPKVDVLGTEFKYDLGNNFTVLNKTRYTDINMNYTGIFPAGPPKVASKYATDAVKDGGLGMSNYQYSLVSNGAVVNPENVQKLGFWAIDKQMNNFVNDLQFNYKFDKGNVTAGFYKSNWKSQQYWNWSNILATATDRPELLNLVNPSMSPSDDGYSKTYNGVMDMTFLQRRTQTQGSLNDLYVNLDYNITDALSVNGGLRYSHDYYKGNFVNTTTSNLNNSGLTTDGTHGFNTTTADDNMSVLGNKYTYWNYNVDKVSFTLAANYKINRENAVYARFSNGFRSPNEEAYYNYFSNPTPDKPLKSVTTNQLEVGYKYYSRTFDVAVIPFYSTLKNLSFTDVFSDGKSENTFANTQNYGVEVEGFARLFNNILEVTFNGTIQSPKYKNLEAGSVLEGNVVRRMPKFFFNISPAVNITKAWRTYVSMNYYGKRFQDEKNVQTLPSFTEFGAGMSYQLGRIRFAVDGTNIFNTIGITEGDPRAGSPNGDGIIMARPIMGAAARASITLDF, from the coding sequence ATGAAAAAAAAATCAATCTTTTTAATCGCCGCAACAGCTACGTTATATTTTAATAATGCTTATGCCCAGGAAACTCCGCAGGATTCTGCAAAAGTTTCCTCTATCGATCAGATTGTTATCACAGGAAATTCAAATCCGAAGAAAAAAATAGAATCCAGCACAGCGATTTCCACATTCAGTTCCAAAGAAATCCAGAAGCAGAACCCGATTAGTGCCGCTGCTTTATTACAAAGAGTTCCCGGATTTGCGGTGGAAACTTCAGGAGGTGAAGTAGGAAATAACCTTTTTGCAAGAGGTATTCCTTCCGCAGGAGCTTATGAATTTGTGCAGGTACAGGAAGATGGTCTTCCGGTTTTTGAAGACGGAGCCCTTCAGTTTGCCAATGCGGATAACTTTTTTCGTGTAGACAATTCGGTAAACCGTATGGAAGCTTTGAGAGGGGGATCGGGATCTATTTTTGCAACCAATTCTCCCGGTGGTTTGATCAACTTTATTACCAGAGAAGGAACCAATGATTTCAGAGGTACGGCAAAATTGGAGACAAGTACATATGGATTAATGCGTACCGATGTGAATGTAGGGGGAGCTTTGGTTCAGGATAAATTGTTTTTCAATGTCGGAGGTTTTTACAGAACAGATGACGGGATCAGGAAAACAGGTTTCAAAGCTAATAATGGCGGACAAATCAGAATGAACCTGAAATACGTCTTTGATAAAGGCTACGTAAAAGTATATTACAAAAAACTGGATGACAGAAATACATTCTTCCTTCCTATTCCTTTGGTACAAAACGGTAACAAGCTGAAAGGATTCCAGAATTTTGATCCTAATTACGGAACATATAGTTACAGAGCAATCAGCCAGCTGAATATCCCACAGGCCGGAGGTGGATTTTTCAACAGAAATCTTGAAGACGGAATTCATCCGAAAGTAGATGTATTAGGAACAGAGTTTAAATATGATCTTGGAAATAATTTCACAGTTTTAAACAAAACCAGATACACAGATATCAATATGAATTATACAGGAATTTTTCCTGCAGGGCCACCCAAGGTAGCTTCTAAATATGCTACTGATGCTGTGAAAGACGGAGGACTTGGAATGAGCAACTATCAGTATTCTCTGGTAAGCAACGGAGCTGTTGTCAATCCTGAGAACGTACAGAAATTAGGATTCTGGGCCATCGACAAGCAAATGAATAACTTTGTGAATGATTTACAGTTCAATTATAAATTTGACAAAGGAAATGTTACAGCTGGTTTTTATAAATCCAACTGGAAATCTCAGCAATACTGGAACTGGAGCAATATTCTGGCCACTGCTACAGACAGACCTGAGCTTTTGAACCTAGTAAACCCTTCTATGAGTCCGTCTGATGATGGATACTCTAAAACCTACAATGGAGTAATGGATATGACATTCTTACAGAGAAGAACCCAGACTCAGGGAAGTTTGAATGATCTGTATGTAAACCTGGATTATAATATTACCGATGCTTTAAGTGTGAATGGAGGTCTTCGTTACAGCCACGATTATTACAAAGGAAATTTTGTCAATACAACAACTTCCAATTTAAATAATTCAGGGTTAACCACTGATGGAACTCACGGTTTCAATACAACAACCGCTGATGACAATATGAGTGTATTGGGAAATAAATATACCTACTGGAACTATAATGTGGATAAAGTTTCTTTTACATTAGCAGCGAATTATAAGATCAATAGAGAAAACGCAGTATACGCCCGTTTTTCCAATGGTTTCAGATCTCCTAACGAAGAAGCTTACTACAATTATTTCTCCAATCCAACCCCTGATAAACCTTTAAAATCAGTAACAACAAACCAATTGGAGGTTGGATATAAATATTACTCGCGTACTTTTGATGTAGCAGTGATTCCGTTCTATTCTACATTGAAAAACCTGTCATTTACAGATGTTTTCTCTGATGGGAAATCTGAAAATACCTTTGCCAATACACAAAACTATGGAGTTGAGGTGGAAGGTTTCGCCCGCTTATTTAATAATATTTTAGAAGTAACATTCAACGGAACCATTCAGAGTCCAAAATATAAAAACCTTGAGGCTGGAAGCGTTCTTGAAGGAAATGTGGTCAGAAGAATGCCTAAATTTTTCTTCAATATTTCCCCGGCAGTTAATATTACAAAAGCGTGGAGAACATATGTAAGCATGAATTACTACGGAAAACGTTTTCAGGATGAGAAGAATGTGCAGACATTGCCTTCATTCACCGAATTTGGAGCAGGAATGTCTTACCAATTAGGGAGAATACGTTTTGCAGTAGATGGAACCAATATCTTTAATACAATAGGAATCACAGAAGGTGACCCAAGAGCGGGTTCTCCAAACGGAGATGGAATCATTATGGCGAGACCTATTATGGGAGCTGCGGCCAGAGCGTCAATCACTTTGGATTTCTAA
- a CDS encoding trehalase family glycosidase yields MSNQLYINEIQSLFDDVQRSEIFEDQKMMTDAVPLFPIAKINEDYEKSKNTEGFDLKDFVMAHFDFLGARVSVQREEHLPIGEHIEKLWDELTRTAYEEKGTLLKLPKPYIVPGGRFNEFFYWDSYFIMLGLKASDRIEMMKNIVENCSYLIKNVGFVPNASRTHFLSRSQPPYFSLMLDLLFETMHNEGIYTQYHETLEKEYAFWMDGEEWLENGSSVKRVVKTTDGDILNRYYDAENSPRPESYLIDIEDHETTSGDEFYRNIRSACESGWDFSSRWFADGENIQTIETLNLAQVDLNCLLWHLEMTLAKSSALQNLSDKENYFSERAANRRQMINKYFWDRNTNNYKDYHTKKNTKTPSEHIAALYPLFLGIADQEQAEAVAKAIGEKFLYKGGLVTTTKNSGQQWDLPNAWAPYQWLGFKAMKNYGFDKLAEEIKNNWCSNVERVYKNTGKLMEKYNALDTETIAGGGEYPNQDGFGWTNGVYLQLQQN; encoded by the coding sequence ATGAGTAATCAGCTTTACATAAACGAAATTCAAAGTCTGTTTGATGATGTGCAGAGATCTGAAATTTTTGAAGATCAGAAAATGATGACGGATGCAGTTCCTCTGTTTCCTATTGCAAAGATTAATGAGGATTATGAAAAATCAAAAAATACAGAAGGTTTTGATCTGAAAGATTTTGTGATGGCTCATTTTGATTTTTTAGGAGCAAGAGTTTCCGTTCAGAGAGAAGAGCATCTTCCAATCGGAGAGCATATTGAAAAGTTATGGGATGAACTTACCCGTACGGCTTATGAAGAAAAGGGAACACTTTTAAAATTACCAAAACCTTATATAGTTCCTGGAGGTCGTTTTAATGAGTTTTTCTATTGGGATAGTTATTTTATTATGCTTGGATTAAAAGCTTCAGACAGAATAGAAATGATGAAAAATATTGTTGAAAACTGCTCTTATCTGATTAAAAATGTAGGATTTGTTCCGAATGCGAGCAGAACACATTTCTTAAGTAGATCGCAGCCCCCTTATTTTTCATTAATGCTGGACCTCCTTTTTGAAACGATGCATAATGAAGGAATTTATACACAATACCACGAAACTTTGGAAAAAGAATATGCTTTCTGGATGGATGGCGAAGAATGGCTTGAAAACGGATCCAGTGTAAAAAGAGTGGTTAAAACAACAGACGGAGATATTCTGAACCGTTATTACGATGCAGAAAATTCACCACGCCCTGAAAGTTATCTGATCGACATTGAAGATCATGAGACCACTTCAGGAGATGAATTTTACAGAAATATAAGAAGTGCCTGTGAATCGGGCTGGGATTTTTCCAGCAGATGGTTCGCAGACGGAGAAAATATACAGACTATAGAAACACTGAATCTTGCACAAGTAGATCTGAATTGCCTCTTGTGGCATCTGGAAATGACTTTGGCAAAATCTTCAGCGCTTCAGAATCTGAGTGACAAAGAAAATTATTTTTCAGAAAGAGCAGCAAACCGAAGACAGATGATCAACAAATATTTCTGGGATAGAAATACTAACAATTATAAAGATTATCACACTAAAAAAAACACAAAAACACCGTCTGAACATATTGCTGCTCTTTACCCTTTATTCCTTGGAATTGCAGATCAGGAACAGGCAGAGGCGGTTGCTAAAGCTATAGGTGAAAAATTTCTTTACAAGGGAGGGTTGGTCACAACAACTAAAAACTCAGGTCAGCAATGGGATCTTCCCAATGCATGGGCCCCGTATCAGTGGCTGGGCTTTAAAGCAATGAAAAATTATGGCTTTGATAAACTGGCTGAGGAGATAAAAAATAATTGGTGTTCCAATGTAGAAAGAGTCTACAAGAATACCGGAAAACTAATGGAAAAATACAATGCATTAGACACAGAAACAATAGCAGGCGGCGGGGAGTACCCTAATCAGGATGGATTCGGTTGGACCAATGGAGTGTATTTACAATTACAACAAAACTGA
- a CDS encoding sugar MFS transporter, translating into MKNLNIKAVLFLNYFVFAILLNSVGTVILQVQQNFGISKSSASVLEGFKDLPIAICSFILASFLPKIGIKKSMLIALFLVSCMCFVMPFTNTFWVFKLLFATVGVSFALIKISVFTSIGLVTNTDKEHSSFMGFLEGFFMIGVLAGNVLFSLYIDDHNPESTRWLDVYWVLGGLSTLSFLFLFFSKLNEQEAKSEKTDLLGDLKNSVSLFSYKKVLCFLLCAFLFVLVEQSFQTWTPTFYKEILKVPTSMSIQAGAVLAGAFALGRFLSGFFSKKFSWIYVVSFCVIGFAISLLLVLPLTHNIHIDTNTSWMNAPLVVYLFPLMGGLLAPIYPSINSVILASIPKYLHSAMSGLIVVFSAIGGTIGSIITGFVFQEFSGQQAFYLSLIPLSLLITSAIFMNKLKINPKK; encoded by the coding sequence ATGAAAAATCTTAACATCAAGGCCGTTTTATTTTTAAACTATTTTGTCTTCGCAATTCTTCTGAATTCTGTAGGAACAGTCATTCTACAGGTACAGCAGAATTTTGGGATTTCAAAATCTTCGGCCAGTGTTTTGGAGGGGTTCAAAGATCTTCCCATTGCAATTTGCTCATTCATTCTGGCTTCATTTCTTCCCAAAATAGGGATCAAAAAATCAATGTTGATTGCCTTATTTCTGGTAAGCTGTATGTGTTTTGTAATGCCATTTACCAATACCTTTTGGGTTTTTAAATTATTATTTGCCACGGTGGGTGTTTCCTTTGCTTTAATCAAAATATCAGTTTTTACTTCTATTGGATTGGTTACGAATACAGACAAGGAACATTCCAGTTTTATGGGATTTCTGGAAGGATTTTTCATGATCGGGGTATTGGCAGGAAATGTTTTATTCAGCTTATATATTGATGATCATAATCCGGAATCTACCCGATGGCTGGATGTATATTGGGTTCTTGGAGGGCTTTCCACTTTATCTTTTTTGTTCTTATTCTTTTCAAAGCTGAACGAGCAGGAAGCGAAAAGTGAGAAAACAGACCTCTTGGGGGATTTAAAAAATAGTGTAAGCTTATTTAGCTATAAAAAAGTATTGTGCTTTTTATTATGCGCTTTCCTTTTTGTATTGGTAGAGCAGAGTTTTCAAACATGGACACCTACTTTTTATAAGGAAATTTTAAAAGTACCTACATCAATGAGTATCCAGGCGGGAGCAGTTTTGGCGGGGGCTTTTGCTTTAGGAAGATTTTTATCGGGATTCTTCTCTAAGAAATTCAGCTGGATCTATGTTGTTTCTTTTTGTGTGATTGGTTTTGCTATTAGTTTACTGTTGGTTTTACCTCTTACCCATAATATTCATATAGACACGAATACCAGTTGGATGAATGCTCCTTTGGTCGTCTATTTATTTCCTTTGATGGGAGGTTTGCTGGCACCTATTTATCCAAGTATTAATTCTGTAATTCTGGCATCTATTCCGAAATATTTACACAGTGCCATGTCAGGATTAATAGTTGTTTTCTCAGCAATTGGAGGAACTATAGGTTCTATCATTACTGGTTTTGTGTTTCAGGAATTCAGTGGGCAGCAGGCATTTTATCTTTCCCTGATTCCACTTTCCTTATTGATCACATCCGCGATTTTCATGAATAAATTAAAAATTAATCCTAAAAAATAA